In one Verrucomicrobiia bacterium genomic region, the following are encoded:
- a CDS encoding ABC transporter permease subunit, which produces MRRALDRTLTWGTALCAFIALGILAFLILAIVTRGLPAFSWSFLSEPMQRAGAAGGVRHNILGTLILLVTALAVCTPIATGLALTQAVYLRRESARRRLTTFLSLLNAVPSILFGLFGLLVFVHFLGWGKSWLIGGLLLGLMMLPTVAVSLATRIQALPQARIDSAAALGLRPSQVVRSVILPQCIGGLLTGSLLGLARAAGETAPILFTATVFAGATLPNGIRDNPVLTLPYHIFVLAQDTYNPDAAARVWTAALVLLAIVASLSLVTLPARLRAHEEARHD; this is translated from the coding sequence ATGCGCCGCGCCCTTGACCGCACCCTCACCTGGGGCACCGCCCTATGCGCCTTCATCGCCCTTGGCATCCTCGCCTTTCTCATCCTTGCCATCGTCACCCGCGGTCTCCCCGCATTCTCCTGGTCCTTCCTTTCCGAACCCATGCAGCGGGCCGGCGCCGCCGGTGGCGTCCGGCACAACATTCTCGGCACGCTCATTCTCCTCGTCACCGCCCTCGCCGTCTGCACGCCCATCGCCACCGGCCTCGCCCTCACCCAGGCGGTCTATCTGCGCCGTGAATCCGCCCGCCGCCGCCTTACCACCTTCCTCTCACTGCTCAATGCCGTGCCTTCGATCCTCTTCGGTCTCTTCGGACTCCTGGTGTTCGTCCACTTCCTCGGCTGGGGAAAATCCTGGCTGATCGGAGGCCTCCTCCTCGGTCTCATGATGCTCCCCACCGTGGCCGTCTCCCTTGCCACCCGCATCCAGGCCCTGCCCCAGGCCAGGATCGATTCCGCCGCCGCACTCGGACTCCGCCCCTCCCAAGTGGTCCGCTCGGTCATCCTCCCGCAATGCATCGGCGGTCTCCTCACCGGTTCCCTCCTCGGACTCGCCCGCGCCGCCGGCGAGACGGCCCCCATCCTGTTCACAGCCACCGTCTTCGCCGGAGCCACACTCCCCAACGGCATCCGCGACAACCCGGTTCTCACCCTGCCCTACCACATCTTCGTCCTGGCCCAGGACACCTACAATCCCGATGCCGCCGCCCGCGTCTGGACCGCGGCTCTCGTCCTTCTGGCCATCGTCGCCAGCCTCAGCCTCGTCACCCTTCCCGCCCGGCTCCGGGCCCATGAGGAGGCCCGTCATGACTGA
- a CDS encoding ATP-binding cassette domain-containing protein, which yields MTDPTPAPAVIETRRLHVRAGDRVVLRDIQVRLGEREILAILGPSGAGKSTLLRCLNRLIDLTPTLQVEGEILWRGRPVRDPSLDVNHLRARLGMIFQQPVVFPTTIRRNVLFGRRHLVRLSRADAAYWLERALQEAHLWNEVKDRLDDSALHLSVGQQQRLCLARTLAVEPEVLLLDEPTSALDPASTDAIESLIRHLRQTRAILLVTHNHPQARRLADRIALLEPRDGAGELTLVHSVPPDPDDTPVPFQLHSNPTED from the coding sequence ATGACTGACCCCACCCCCGCCCCTGCGGTGATCGAAACGCGCAGACTTCACGTCCGGGCCGGCGATCGCGTCGTCCTTCGCGACATTCAAGTGCGCCTCGGCGAACGGGAAATCCTGGCCATCCTCGGTCCTTCCGGCGCCGGCAAAAGCACCCTCCTCCGCTGCCTCAACCGCCTCATCGACCTCACCCCGACCCTCCAAGTCGAGGGGGAAATCCTCTGGCGTGGCCGCCCGGTCCGGGACCCATCCCTCGACGTCAACCACCTCAGGGCCCGCCTGGGCATGATCTTCCAGCAACCCGTCGTCTTCCCGACCACAATCCGCCGCAATGTCCTCTTCGGACGCCGCCATCTCGTCCGACTTTCCCGCGCCGACGCCGCCTACTGGCTCGAACGCGCCCTCCAGGAAGCCCACCTCTGGAACGAGGTAAAGGACCGCCTCGACGACTCCGCCCTCCACCTTTCCGTCGGACAGCAACAGCGCCTCTGCCTCGCCCGCACCCTCGCGGTCGAACCCGAGGTCCTCCTCCTCGACGAACCCACCAGCGCCCTCGATCCCGCCTCGACCGACGCCATCGAATCCCTGATCCGTCACCTCCGGCAAACCCGCGCCATCCTCCTCGTCACCCACAACCATCCCCAGGCCCGGCGCCTCGCCGACCGCATCGCCCTCCTCGAACCCCGCGACGGCGCCGGCGAACTCACCCTGGTCCACTCCGTTCCCCCGGACCCCGACGACACCCCCGTTCCCTTCCAACTCCACTCCAACCCAACCGAAGACTGA
- the pgl gene encoding 6-phosphogluconolactonase yields MKPGDALPPNPDVWIIACRDDRHAASEAARTLLDAFVLDGERDFALALSGGRIAPILGSELARQAELRNTPFAEADFFWADERCVRPDHPESNYRVAKTSLLDRLAVAPARIHRLLGELPPDQAVIRANADWAQWAERRGPQREVLDCVLLGVGEDGHVASLFPDNLPSDLVSTLPFHSVVGPKPPPQRLTLGYPMLWNARRVIVLATGDGKAAVVRDSLAGRLESPLARVLHGRIGKPTVVITHAPPATHRP; encoded by the coding sequence ATGAAACCCGGCGACGCACTCCCGCCCAATCCGGATGTCTGGATCATCGCCTGCCGCGATGACCGCCATGCCGCCTCCGAAGCCGCCCGCACCCTCCTCGATGCCTTCGTCCTCGACGGCGAACGCGACTTCGCCCTCGCCCTCTCCGGCGGACGCATCGCCCCCATCCTCGGCTCCGAACTCGCCCGCCAGGCCGAACTCCGCAACACCCCCTTCGCCGAGGCCGACTTCTTCTGGGCCGACGAACGGTGCGTCCGTCCCGACCATCCCGAAAGCAACTACCGCGTCGCCAAAACCTCCCTCCTCGACCGCCTCGCCGTCGCTCCCGCCCGCATCCACCGCCTCCTCGGGGAACTCCCGCCAGACCAGGCCGTCATCCGCGCCAACGCCGATTGGGCCCAGTGGGCCGAGCGCCGCGGTCCCCAACGCGAAGTCCTCGATTGCGTCCTCCTCGGCGTCGGCGAAGACGGCCACGTCGCCTCCCTCTTCCCCGACAATCTCCCCAGTGACCTGGTCTCCACGCTGCCCTTCCATTCGGTCGTCGGACCCAAGCCGCCCCCTCAGCGGCTCACCCTCGGCTACCCCATGCTGTGGAACGCCCGCCGCGTCATCGTCCTCGCCACCGGCGATGGCAAGGCAGCCGTCGTCCGCGACAGCCTCGCCGGTCGCCTCGAATCTCCCCTCGCCCGCGTCCTCCACGGCCGGATCGGCAAACCCACCGTGGTGATCACCCACGCCCCGCCGGCAACGCATCGCCCCTGA
- the zwf gene encoding glucose-6-phosphate dehydrogenase has protein sequence MLDELLVCRLDSGRRQLEPCTIVIFGASGDLTARKLVPALYHLFLGRQMPMPFRIVGFARRPKTDAEWRDELRAALDRFSRTRPVEDAVWADFAANLHYCQGEFHELPAYVRLRNLLKGFGDPALAHNVLFYLATSPTQFADVVERLSASALIDRSESASGWRRVVIEKPFGTDLSSARDLNAQLTRHAHESQLFRIDHYLGKETVQNLLMFRFSNAIFERLWSRDSIEHVQITVSEKPGVGSRGGYYEEAGALRDMVQNHLLQVLALTAMEPPVSLDAESIRDEKVKLLRALRVWDPDQVRNHVVRGQYAAGESAGQTLPAYREELKVAPDSAVETYVALRVLIDNWRWSGVPFYLRTGKNLPLSASEIRVQFRPTPHVLFAAQCGPRLDANSLTLRLQPDEGITLRFNGKVPGTSMQIRPVRMHFSYDAEFGAYTPEAYERLLLEAMAGDATLFIRRDELETAWAFVDAIRDGWRDRPLEPGHFYPAQSWGPPAADELLARYGHAWRHPQPPA, from the coding sequence AGCGGCGACCTCACCGCCCGCAAACTGGTCCCTGCCCTCTACCACCTCTTCCTCGGCCGGCAGATGCCCATGCCGTTTCGCATCGTGGGCTTCGCCCGCCGCCCCAAGACGGATGCGGAATGGCGCGACGAACTGCGTGCGGCCCTCGATCGCTTTTCCCGGACCCGTCCCGTCGAGGACGCGGTATGGGCCGACTTCGCCGCCAACCTCCACTACTGCCAGGGCGAGTTCCACGAACTCCCCGCCTACGTCCGGCTGCGCAACCTCCTCAAGGGCTTTGGCGATCCGGCCCTCGCGCACAATGTCCTCTTCTACCTCGCCACCTCCCCCACCCAGTTCGCCGATGTCGTCGAACGCCTCTCCGCCAGCGCCCTGATCGACCGTTCCGAATCGGCCTCTGGCTGGCGTCGCGTGGTCATTGAGAAACCCTTCGGCACCGACCTCTCCTCGGCCCGCGATCTCAACGCCCAGCTCACCCGTCACGCCCACGAGTCCCAGCTCTTCCGCATTGACCATTACCTCGGCAAGGAAACCGTCCAGAACCTCCTCATGTTCCGGTTCTCCAACGCCATCTTCGAACGCCTCTGGTCCCGCGATTCCATCGAGCACGTCCAGATCACCGTCAGCGAAAAACCCGGCGTCGGTTCCCGCGGCGGCTACTACGAGGAAGCCGGTGCCCTGCGGGACATGGTCCAAAACCACCTTCTCCAGGTCCTCGCGCTGACCGCCATGGAACCGCCCGTCTCCCTCGACGCCGAATCCATCCGCGACGAAAAGGTCAAGCTGCTCCGCGCCCTCCGCGTCTGGGATCCCGACCAGGTCCGCAACCACGTCGTCCGCGGCCAGTACGCCGCCGGCGAATCCGCCGGCCAAACCCTCCCCGCCTATCGCGAGGAGCTCAAAGTTGCCCCGGACTCCGCCGTCGAAACTTACGTCGCCCTCCGCGTTCTCATCGATAACTGGCGCTGGTCCGGCGTCCCTTTCTACCTGCGCACCGGCAAGAACCTGCCCCTCAGCGCCAGCGAAATCCGCGTCCAGTTCCGCCCCACCCCGCACGTCCTCTTCGCCGCCCAGTGCGGACCCCGTCTCGACGCCAATTCCCTCACCCTCCGCCTCCAGCCCGACGAGGGCATCACCCTCCGCTTCAACGGCAAGGTCCCCGGGACCTCCATGCAGATCCGCCCCGTCCGGATGCACTTCAGCTATGACGCCGAGTTCGGTGCCTACACCCCCGAGGCCTACGAACGTCTCCTCCTCGAAGCCATGGCCGGTGACGCCACGCTCTTCATCCGCCGCGACGAACTCGAAACCGCCTGGGCCTTCGTCGATGCCATCCGCGACGGCTGGCGCGATCGTCCCCTCGAACCCGGCCACTTCTATCCCGCCCAATCCTGGGGTCCCCCGGCCGCCGATGAACTCCTCGCCCGCTACGGCCACGCCTGGCGCCATCCCCAACCTCCCGCCTGA
- a CDS encoding phosphate ABC transporter substrate-binding protein, whose amino-acid sequence MLTLLLTFLPTPRGLGSEVLRVNGSTTVNLPVAEAAEILRRERGLRIVIDTQGGSAGGIALLGDGRAHVGMSSKPLTDTDRTRFPQVRFHETVIGVDAVALVVSRDVWDGGVRSLTRDQARGIYEGTFRNWDLLGGPDRRIAFFNKEPGRGTWEIFVHWLYGDARHAPPVSFPEVGGNEEARAKVASTRGAIAPLSASWTDNATTFALGLRLEPDTVVHPTPADLTAGRYPLSRSLYLLTDGEPSGAARELVDLLLSDRGQAIVRRHGYQPAPPPAP is encoded by the coding sequence CTGCTGACGCTCCTGCTGACCTTCCTTCCGACTCCCCGTGGACTTGGATCTGAAGTGCTCCGCGTCAACGGTTCCACCACAGTCAATCTGCCCGTCGCCGAGGCGGCCGAGATCCTCCGCCGGGAACGCGGCCTGCGCATCGTCATCGACACCCAGGGCGGGAGCGCCGGCGGGATCGCCCTGCTCGGTGACGGACGTGCGCATGTCGGCATGTCTTCCAAACCGCTCACCGACACCGATCGCACCCGGTTCCCGCAGGTGCGCTTCCATGAAACGGTGATCGGCGTGGATGCCGTCGCCCTGGTGGTCTCGCGCGACGTCTGGGACGGCGGCGTTCGAAGCCTGACCCGCGATCAGGCGCGCGGCATCTACGAGGGCACCTTTCGCAACTGGGACCTCTTGGGAGGCCCCGACCGCCGCATCGCCTTCTTCAACAAGGAACCCGGCCGCGGCACCTGGGAGATCTTCGTGCACTGGCTTTACGGCGATGCCCGCCACGCGCCTCCCGTCAGTTTCCCCGAGGTCGGCGGCAACGAAGAGGCCCGTGCCAAGGTCGCCTCCACCCGCGGCGCCATCGCCCCGCTCTCCGCCTCCTGGACCGACAACGCCACAACCTTCGCCCTCGGCCTCCGCCTCGAACCCGACACCGTCGTGCATCCTACACCCGCGGATCTCACTGCCGGCCGCTACCCGCTCAGCCGCTCCCTCTACCTCCTCACCGATGGCGAGCCGTCAGGCGCCGCCCGCGAACTCGTCGATCTGCTCCTCAGCGACCGCGGCCAGGCCATCGTCCGCCGACACGGTTATCAACCGGCGCCCCCGCCCGCTCCCTGA
- a CDS encoding type II toxin-antitoxin system Phd/YefM family antitoxin: MDKANATYTRNHLSEILARVREGETILIMDRQQPVARLEPVEAGSVEGLLWQG; encoded by the coding sequence ATGGATAAAGCCAATGCGACCTACACGCGAAATCACTTGAGCGAGATACTGGCCCGCGTTCGGGAGGGAGAGACGATTCTGATCATGGATCGGCAGCAGCCAGTTGCCCGGCTGGAACCGGTTGAGGCTGGATCGGTGGAGGGGTTGCTTTGGCAGGGGTGA
- the pstC gene encoding phosphate ABC transporter permease subunit PstC, with protein sequence MSASLACTLLAVGFALALLGLFLWETVPVLRHSGWGYLTDARWFHRQQEFGAAAMIYGTLAVSAVALALAVPIGLGTALFLAEIAPSRSRMPLKAALELLAGIPSVVYGLLGILFLREWVVRLLAPFDPLSGDTLLTAGILLAVMILPTFATLADDALRAVPAAHRRAARALGLTRAETILRVCLPEARRGIVAAVLLALGRAFGEGIAVFLVVGRQDNQWPASLLSLRPLTEAGQTLGSKLVGAEVHLAYGDPLHWAAMMGLGLITLLLVTVLTLLATRLLRPSSHHAPRP encoded by the coding sequence ATGTCGGCCAGCCTCGCCTGCACCCTTCTGGCCGTCGGCTTCGCGCTCGCCCTGCTCGGCCTGTTCCTTTGGGAAACGGTCCCCGTCCTGCGCCATTCCGGTTGGGGCTATCTCACCGACGCCCGCTGGTTCCATCGGCAGCAGGAATTCGGCGCGGCCGCCATGATCTACGGCACCCTCGCCGTCTCGGCCGTCGCCTTGGCGCTGGCCGTCCCCATCGGTCTTGGAACCGCCCTCTTCCTGGCCGAAATCGCCCCTTCCCGCTCCCGGATGCCCCTCAAGGCAGCCCTCGAACTCCTCGCCGGAATCCCCTCGGTCGTCTATGGCCTGCTCGGGATCCTCTTCCTGCGGGAATGGGTCGTCCGTCTCCTCGCCCCGTTCGACCCCCTCAGCGGGGACACCCTCCTCACCGCAGGGATCCTTCTCGCGGTGATGATCCTCCCGACCTTCGCCACCCTGGCGGACGACGCCCTGCGTGCGGTCCCCGCCGCCCACCGCCGCGCCGCCCGGGCCCTCGGCCTCACCCGTGCCGAAACCATCCTGCGGGTCTGCCTTCCCGAGGCCCGCCGTGGCATCGTCGCCGCCGTGCTGCTCGCGCTCGGCCGCGCCTTCGGCGAGGGCATCGCGGTCTTCCTCGTCGTCGGCCGCCAGGACAACCAATGGCCGGCCTCCCTCCTCTCCCTTCGTCCCCTCACCGAAGCAGGACAGACGCTCGGCAGCAAACTGGTCGGCGCCGAGGTCCATCTTGCCTACGGCGACCCGCTCCACTGGGCCGCCATGATGGGCCTTGGCCTCATCACCCTCCTGCTCGTCACCGTCCTCACCCTCCTCGCCACCCGCCTCCTGCGGCCCTCCTCCCACCATGCGCCGCGCCCTTGA